A portion of the Malania oleifera isolate guangnan ecotype guangnan chromosome 3, ASM2987363v1, whole genome shotgun sequence genome contains these proteins:
- the LOC131151916 gene encoding chitinase-like protein 1, with translation MEIKWGLLLLGAMFAAHLMMLGVFSQDSSVKATVVKKKGGTKYCTKGWECTGPSKFCCNLTISDYFQTYQFENLFSKRNTPVAHAVGFWDYHSFITASSVYQPLGFGTTGGKLMQMKEVAAFLGHVGSKTSCGYGVATGGPFAWGLCYNKELSPNGDYCDESFKLEFPCSPGAQYYGRGAIPLYWNYNYGPAGNALKVDLLNHPEYVEQNATLAFQAAMWRWMNPIKKKQPSAHDVFVGNWKPTKNDTLSKRTPGFGTTMNILYGDLVCGQGDIDSMNNIVSHYQNYLDLMGVGREEAGSHANVTCAEQAAFNPSSSSATSSSSS, from the exons ATGGAGATCAAATGGGGGCTTTTATTGCTGGGAGCGATGTTTGCCGCTCATTTGATGATGTTGGGTGTTTTCAGCCAGGATTCTTCAGTGAAGGCCACTGTTGTAAAGAAGAAGGGGGGCACGAAGTACTGCACTAAAGGGTGGGAATGCACAGGCCCTTCGAAGTTCTGTTGTAATCTCACAATTTCGGACTATTTCCAGACCTATCAGTTCGAAAATCTCTTCTCGAAGCGCAATACGCCCGTGGCACATGCCGTCGGCTTCTGGGACTACCACTCGTTTATTACTGCGTCCTCCGTCTACCAGCCTCTCGGCTTCGGCACCACCGGAGGAAAGCTTATGCAGATGAAGGAGGTCGCCGCCTTCCTCGGCCACGTCGGTAGCAAAACCTCCT GTGGATATGGGGTTGCCACCGGGGGACCGTTTGCCTGGGGACTCTGCTATAACAAGGAATTGAGCCCAAATGGTGATTACTGTGATGAATCCTTCAAACTAGAATTTCCTTGCTCGCCTGGGGCTCAATACTATGGGCGGGGTGCAATTCCCCTCTACTG GAACTACAATTATGGTCCCGCTGGGAATGCCTTGAAAGTGGATTTGTTGAATCATCCAGAATATGTTGAACAGAATGCTACCCTAGCTTTCCAGGCTGCAATGTGGCGTTGGATGAACCCAATTAAGAAGAAGCAGCCTTCAGCCCATGATGTTTTCGTTGGAAACTGGAAACCCACCAAGAATGACACTTTGTCCAAGCGGACTCCTGGTTTTGGCACCACCATGAATATCTTGTACGGGGATCTTGTTTGTGGTCAGGGTGACATTGATTCCATGAATAACATCGTCTCCCATTACCAAAATTACCTTGACCTAATGGGTGTTGGAAGGGAGGAGGCAGGGTCCCATGCAAATGTTACTTGTGCTGAGCAGGCTGCTTTCAACCCATCGTCCTCATCTGcaacttcatcttcatcttcttag